One Algoriphagus sp. Y33 genomic window, AAAGAGGGACAAAAGCAAACCCTTCATATTCTTCCCTGTCAACCTTTGTATTGGATTTTTTGGTGATTTTAAGCATGGTTTGTCTGCGTTTGTCACCTACCGGGATTACCAGTATTCCTCCGATTTTCAATTGCTGAATCAGCGCTTCAGGAACAACAGGAGCTCCTGCGGTGACAATTATTTTGTCGTATGGAGCATAAGCAGGAAGTCCCCCCGTTCCATCTCCATAGAAGAGATGCATCTCTATTCCCAATCTGGTCAAAAACCGCTTGGTTCCCTCAAACAATTTTTTCTGATATTCTATTGTAAATACTTCTGCCCCAAGAAGATGCAATATGCTTCCCTGATATCCTGATCCTGTTCCTATTTCCAATACGCTATCACCTTCCCTGATATCCAAAAGCTCCGTCTGAAAAGCAACTGTGTAGGGTTGGGAAATAGTCTGTCCTTCTCCAATAGGGAATGCTTTGTCCTCATATGCATGGGAGATCAACGCTGAATCAAAGAAAAAATGTCTTGGTAAGGTATTGATAGCCTGAAGGACACGCTCACTTTTTA contains:
- a CDS encoding protein-L-isoaspartate(D-aspartate) O-methyltransferase → MPLLKLEDTYLHKGKRRALVALLREKGIKSERVLQAINTLPRHFFFDSALISHAYEDKAFPIGEGQTISQPYTVAFQTELLDIREGDSVLEIGTGSGYQGSILHLLGAEVFTIEYQKKLFEGTKRFLTRLGIEMHLFYGDGTGGLPAYAPYDKIIVTAGAPVVPEALIQQLKIGGILVIPVGDKRRQTMLKITKKSNTKVDREEYEGFAFVPLLGKDGWR